The DNA region ATGTTTTGCAActgccccttttttttttcctaaatggtAGGAAATGGTTTGGACAATGCCACACCAACAGCAGGTATTTATTCTCTGGCCATTTGGTGATGCCACAGCttggagagcaggagctctggcagccaggGTCACTCTGCCTGCTTTGTCCAGCACTTCTTTGTCATCTAGGGAAGGATGAATTCGGCAACAAATGCAGAGTGTgcgtgtgtgcgtgtgtgtgtgtgtgtgtgtgtgtgtgtgtgtgtgtgtgtccatgtgcctctgtgtgtgtgcaaggATGGGTTTTTTGCATGCATGCATCAAACTTAGGGCGGGGGGGGGGAGTTACCTAGGAAACAAAGTCTTTTGTGCTTGAAGTTTATATGAGCTATTCACGTCTGCCTGCCGGGAATCGGCACAAAAGCTGCAGGCAGAAAGAAGGCTGCAATGTTTGACTGAAATCCTACGTGGGAAAAGAGGGTTTTCTGCGGGCGGGAGAAGAGGAAACTTGTGTTGTCTTGGGTCTGGGGGTGCTGCCGGAGGTGACACTGACCAGGTAAGTAAGTGCCTCCGACAGTTTAAACAGCGGCTGCAGAGTTAAGGTCTTTAATGCTTTTGGGGCCGAGACGTAAATGCTGTTTGGCAAGCCTGAGATGGTTAATTCCCTCAGGATTTGTGAGGAGCCTGGGCGGACGAATGGCCAAAGTACAATGGCAGAAAGGGCATGATCCTGCAGTGTTCAACACCCacctgctcagggctctgccatgGCCATGCAGagcaacattttatttttgccctGTTTGCTACCGAAACTAAAACTGGCAAATAAAGTGTAAACAGCAGGCATGAAGGAGGGAAGGCTGGTAGTTAAGCAGCTGGGAATTCAAGACTGAAGAGAAAGCCTGTCTGAAAGGGATTgcacttcatttttaaaaaatgagaggCAGACAGATGTCCTGAGCTGGCCAAACAGTTGTCACAGCTTACAGAAGAATGTATTAAtggaagaagggagggaaaTTAGGCAGAAGAAGGTAAAGGTAAGTTtctcccctccatcccttccaaacaaaacaagaaactttttttttttttttttttgcaaacaaaGAGACTCCCCCCCCCAACCCAAGCTGGCAGCTAGCACCATACGAAAACACACttgctttatttctctttgcaaGACAGGGTACTGGGGGATTTGTTGTTTcttccaaaagaaaataaaccaccTGTGTTTCTTTCATGCTGTTTacttttccctctgtttcttCATGTTCAGCATCTACTACTTCTTGTAATATGCTATAAAAATATGCATGGTTTCTAAAcaatctttttaatttttcctggtGGTGGATAGTCTTTTATTTGGTTGTTATCTCTCTGTCCCAGCACTGTCAACACCTGCCACTTCcaccacacagctgctgggtGGCTGTACTATGGTCTGCTCTTGGTCTGTGTTTGtacaaatgaaatgcaaatggTTATTCTGAAATATGGATGGGTCTTCTTTAAAACTTTGGACCTTCTGATGCTTGAATGAATGGTTATATGAGGCCAGTTGCAGATGAGAGCCCACATGTCTAATGCTTGTGGTAACTGAGGACACGCCATGGCTATGCACGAATGCAGGATGTGCCCCTTCTGACAGAGGAGATGGCCTCTAAATGTCACTGTGAATGTGCTGAGTTCCAGTATGCTCAGGTGTTTTTCTCCTGTTAGCAGGATGTTAAGTTTCCATTGAAGAATGGCTGGTGCTGTGTGACTTAGAGCGATTCCTTCCTGCTTCCCTGTAATTGATTTCTGATTTGTGTGTCTGCTTTGTTTCAAAATTAGCATTGTGTGCCTGAGTGGGAGACACTGATTTTGAATGTATTCATTTGCAGTCCCATCCACCAGAGGACGAAGATACAGATGTCATGTTAGGGCAGAGGCCGAAAAATCCAATACATAATATCCCTTCTACACTGGATAAACAAACCAATTGGAGTAAAGCACTACCTCTCCCAACTccagaggagaaaatgaaacaagatGCCCAAGTGATTTCTTCTTGCATTATCCCCATCAATGTCACTGGTACAAatctcttctatttctttttgtatttattgCATGGTTCAAGGGAGGTCAAGTacttattttgtttatttgaagTCATGGGATTGTGCAGTCTTGGGGCAGAGATCCTAGCTTGAAGATTTAGTTTCTGAAAGACAGTGGGCTAAATTCATCCCTTATGCGTGACTGCTGGAGTCACTGAAGCTGCATCTAGGATTAATTTGGCCCACATTTTCAGTCATGTTATATGGTGTAACATAAGCCTAGTTCCCTGTATAAACAATGTACTTTTGTTGTGTATATAACCTACAATCTGTATTAACAAAGACCTCAAATAACTTTTTGAATGTAGCTGACTGAAATAATGCAGAAAGCCACCAAAATTAATCATATGATCATCATGTGTAGCAGGAGAAGAGAAACTAGAGAATGTAGGCTACTATTTGCAGTGCTTTAAACATGCAAGGCATGAATGTGTAGCATGCAAACCATCTCTCTGAGATCTCTTTACATGCAGCTATACTGAAGGTATAGTAAtggcattttctttcatttctataATGTTTGGATATGTTTGACTAGATTTATTTGAAGGAGAACTTGTTTATAGAAGCAGCAGGTATCACTTATTAAATGTGACAGATTActtattttcagaataaaaaatcaggctgtttttctctttctctttttctctttctttccttccagagGGCTATGGTAAATGTAAAGTTGGTCTGAATTTTCCTCAATAATATTTTCAAGTACCAAGTTTTGATTAACTTAAGAGCATAAAGTGGGTTAACTTTCACAGTTATAGACTTCAATGTAAACaatcaggaaaaaagaagggGGCTTTCAGTTAGCCTTCATTctccagaaaaaatatttgtatttaattctATTTTCCCAGTAACTGGGGGTTGGGATGAGGTCACAGCCCCTCACATCCATTGTTCTTCCCCATGTCTTTCAGTGGTACACAAACCTTCCTGCAAGATAGGCTGCAGGATTCACCATGGTGCTGGGGAGAGTTGTATGCCCACAgtccagccccagctcacaACCAAGGCTTTTGGGCTTACAGCATCATGGTCACAAGTTCCCAGCTCCCCTCTGTCCTGGCAGAGGAGGTGACACTGcgcagtgccaccagccctgcctccctgcGGAGGTGGCAGCCAGGAGTGGGTGTCCCTTTCTCCAGGACAGTGCTCTGGCCACaggagggctggcagctggctgGCAGGACTGCCTGCACAcaccctgctgggctgcaggtcAGCTGGGCAAGGTcacaggctgggcactgcctcTGGAAATCCCCACAGAAAGTCAGAGATAATGTGGCGTATTTCCACGAGGTAAAGCTGGTGATAAAATGATGCTCCTTCTAGTTTCAATACAGAACCCTTACCAGAGCAGGCTTTCTAACAGGGCTATTGTCACCTAGTGCAGCCAGAGAACAGTTAGGTCTGGGACCAATGTTAACTTTTCCAGTAATAGCCATTTTTGCCTAGACTCCACCTGCCATACATTGGAACCAAATTTCCACTGATCAGTTTTACAGATCAAGAATGGTATGTAATCTTCTGGATGTTTATGTGTATCATTCTCATTAGCACTAATGGGAATAATTTGTATGCATCACGGGGAAGAAATACCCTTTTCCACTTTCCTCTCAGAGATGACCCCCGTGCATCTGGCACACAGAGCATGTTCAGCTAACTCACAGTTGCTGGAAAACCAGCAATGATGCTGattgatttttgtttcaaagaGTTTGCTTTTAGttctctggttttgtttcttaagCTTCTCCCAACCCTGAGAAATGTTCACTTTTTTGAAAATGATTGTTGTTGGAGTTTACGGCACTTTTGTTCCATATTAAAGAAAGTTCTTCCTCTGCTTATTCCAGGGGCATTGGTGGTTACAGGACATCTGTCTGAAGCCTCTATTTCACTGTAGTAGATTTCAAGAAGAACTTTTACAAGAAAGttactttttaatgttttacatTGTTATGTAATGTAATATGTATGTGTATGTCTGTGTATAATTATGTTTTCTATAATTATACGCTATTAAACTAGAGCTTCTTatcaggatttatttttccttttgtttgctttagttTGTTCGTTCTTCTTAAGATTACAAACCACTGTACCAGCAATCCTTATGTTAGTGTTTTTATGGacctggcacattttttccaaCCTGTCCCATGTCAACTTTAGAGAGCATGAGTGAGCATACAGCTCTGCAAAAAACCAGTGCAGAGGGGCACTGGCCTTCTGGTCAGTCTCCTTTTAACTTTTGACTACACTGCGTAAAATCAAACTGAAAGACACTTCCCTTTGCTATTGCCATGgaaacataaagaaaacaatgaattCTCACCTATTCTGTATGAAGGTGGTCATAAACAGATGTACTCAAGAACTTGTGCTTCTAAGTCTAAAGTGAGGATCTTGATTCCATGACCTGAGCAGACTcccaccctgtgctgggcatgTGGGAAAATCAGGCCACCTCCTGATGTATGCAAGTAAATGGCAGCTCCCTGTTAATGTCACTCTCAGTCATGTGTCGTTGTCACAGAGAATGCTCTCTAAACTTGCATGGTGACTTGGCCCCATTTTAGCTGTCTCCTTCCTTTTTGAAATGTTAGCTCCCTTGGCATATTGGTCTCCTAAGAAGCACCCAACTACTGCAATATGGCATTAGAAccttaaaatgttttcttatgTTTATTTGCTTAAAATAAGTCAGGCTACAGGTGAACAGATAATGCTTTGCAGATAAGTTACTATCATTGTCCCTATGACAGATAGATAAATAGCTGTAAGAAAGATGCCCTGCTACCAAGAGCTCTCTATTTGCTttcctgattttctttcctttttctgttctttttcctttcatgcCTTCTGTTATTTTTGGCAGACCAGGCTGCTGAGGGGGAGCTGGAATTAGACGTAAAACTGTGATATACTGTGATATAATTTACATAAGAGCTACATAAGGGCTCCCTTATGTTTATTCACAGGCTTAATCCAAGCTCACATGCCTCCACTGTGTTCCAGCCATGAAAATTTGTTTACTATTTCTAAAGGCTAATGAGACCTATTTATGGGTTGCAGGAGTTGGTTTTGACAGAGAGGCTAGTATACGCTGCTCTCTTGTTCATTCACAATCTGTACTACAGCGGAGACGAAAGTtgaggaggaggaaaaccaTCTCTGGCATCCCCAGAAGAGTGCAACAAGAAATAGGTGTAGTATAAATACAAATCTTCCATAGATAGCTTTCTGACCAACTTAAATTGCAGGGATATGAGCTGGTAGCTAGTcttccaaagaaacaaaaccttgAAAGTGTAAATACTTGTAAAATTTAGGAATGAcatgttttgttcttttgattTACTACAGTAAGAAAAGCTATATTACTCCATATGGCCTTGAAGGACTGGGGGCCTTACTGAGTAATATAGATGTACGTGTTCAGCTCTTATTGTGTAAATGTTAatcagttctttttttctttttcattttatttctgttatgaACCCATAGTTATGTGCATAAAAAGTAACTAGATTAAGTGAAAGTTTTTTCTTGCTTCAGGGGAGTTTAAGGTAAAGAACTGACAGATGTTACTCCACAAAGTGATGATGAGTTGTCACAACAGCTGGATAACTTAGACGAGTGGTTGAATATCCACCAGAGATACAGCTGCTGGTACTTGGCGGGAGCTTTGCTAAACATTCCTTTTATTTATCACACTCCTCGATTCCTTCCTATTATTCTTTATCATCAAGAATATTTGCCTTAAACCTACCAAATTACCTCACTTTTTGTCAGGGTAAATTAGGAGCAACTCTGTTGAGGGCAAATTCAGTGTGAAATTCTTATTAACTCAAAACGAAACTAACAGAATTGCTATTTCTTAATATTCATCTGCACCTGAAGATGGCTCTGGTGTTTCAGTTGGTTGCCATGAAACTCGActggaaacagaagaaatttaTGTGTTTATGAGAGGGAATAAGTAATCAGAGAACCTATGAATGAAAGATCCTTTTGTCTTGCAAATATTCTTGATAGTAAAGAAGCAGATAGTGGAAATACTGAACAGACGGGAAGgagaaacagaattatttttagaaGCTTATGGAGTATTTTGTCCAGTAGCCACTCCCAAAAATTTTAAGTAGCTGAAATAATCTTAAGAACTGAAAACTTAGTATTTGTCGTAATATTTAGCACAGCAAGCTCAGCTCATTCTCACATTGAGAATGCATTGCAGAAGTCATGTTGTAGGACTAGAATTTCCCTACCTCACCGGCAGGAGATCTGCCTTATAAATTCTTTATACAGAACTTAAATTTGGTCCAATGCtcagaaagattaaaaaagaaagaatacaGAAGATAATATCTTCTTGGGTTGCTCTGTGGGTTGTCTCATGCCAGGAAATGTGGAGCTCTCTCCCACTCACGCAGCTTTCCATGTGTCCTAGATTCAGACGAGTCGCCAGTGGCGAGAGAGCGCAATGTGATTGTGCACACAAACCCAGAATTCCCTGGCTCCAGCAACAGGAGGTTGGGGACCCGGGATTCGGAGTGCCAGACGGAAGAAATCCTGATAGCTGCTCCCTCCCGGCGACGGATCCGTGCCCAGCGGGGGCAGAGCGTGGTCGCCTCCCTCTCCCACTCCACTGGCAACATCCTGGTGCTGGCAGACAATGGGGATGCAGTCTTTGCTGCCGCTGTGAGCAACCGCATCCGCTCGCGGAGCCTCCCCCGCGAGGGCGCCCGGGCCAGCGAGGGCCATCAGGATGCCACCACCAAGAGTGCAGGGTATGAAGCAGAGCACTTCCTAGCTGGTCAGGAGAGGATCCCaaaaaaggggaaggagatcttGAGCAAGCAGGGTTCACAGGAGTGCCAGCCCATTGGTTTAACTTGTCCTCAGCACCTGCAtagccctgagcacagcatcAGCGAGAGGGGGAGATCGCGGCTGTCAAGGATGGTCGATTCAGGCAGCTGTGAAATTTCATCCAACTCAGACACCTTTGGGAGCCCAATTCACTCCATCTCCACAGCAGGagtcctgctcagcagccacaTGGACCAGAAAGATGACCACCAGTCCTCCAGTGGCAACTGGAGTGGGAGCAGCTCCACATGTCCCTCCCAGACATCTGAAACcattcctcctgctgcctctcctccacTAACAGGCTCTTCACACTGTGACTCCGAGCTGTCACTCAATACCGCTCCCAATGCCAACGAGGACTCCAATGTCTTCATCACAGAGCAGTTTGGTGACCACGCAGACAAGGTCAGGGGCCACAGGGCAAGCTCCTTCACATCCACTGTGGCAGATTTACTGGATGACCCCAACAACAGCAACACAAGCGACAGTGAGTGGAACTACCTGCACCACCACCATGACGCCTCCTGTCGCCAGGATTTCAGCCCTGAGCGCCCAAAGGCAGACAGCCTGGGATGTCCGAGCTTTACCAGCATGGCCACCTATGACAGTTTCCTTGAAAAGACCCCCTCTGACAAGGCAGACACTAGCTCACACTTTTCTGTGGATACTGAAGGATACTATACCTCCATGCACTTTGACTGCGGTCTGAAGGGTAATAAAAACTATATTTGCAACTATGCAGCCCCAGGCTCCGAGAGTGGCCAGACTGGGAGCGTGACTTCCAGCCTAGCTGACTATGCCTGGCAGGAGTGTGTGAGCCACAGGAGGCAGGCACCGCAGTGCATCTCACTGAAGAAACCAAAGGCAAAGCCAGCCCCACCAAAACGCAGCTCGTCTTTGAGGAAATCAGAGGGCAGCACCGACCTTCCCGACAAGATAGAACCAAAGATCGGTGGTGGGCAGCATGTCTCTCACACTGCCAGGGAGATGAAGCTGCCCCTTGAGTTTTCAAACACACCTTCCCGAGTGGAAGGCCCCAACCTGCCAGCCAAGCAGGAGCTTCCCTGGCCAAACCAGGATGATGGCGGGTTAAAGGACACTCCATTTGACACCGCCAGTATCCCCTCCTTTAAAGATGAAGGTGCTGAACAACCTCACTATGCAGACCTCTGGCTTCTGAACGACTTGAAATCCAGCGATCCTTACAGGTCCTTGTCCAATTCAAGCACTGCTACGGGTACTACAGTCATAGAGTGCATCAAGTCACCAGAGAGCTCTGAATCCCAGACGTCTCAGTCTGGGTCACGAGCTACAAccccatccctcccctctgTTGATAATGAGTTTAAGCTGGCCTCCCCGGAGAAGTTGGCGGGGTTAGCCTCACCCTCCAGTGGGTACTCCAGCCAGTCAGAGACGCCCACCTCTTCTTTTCCGACAGCTTTCTTTTCAGGACCATTGTCTCCAGGGGGGAGCAAAAGGAAGCCGAAAGTTCCAGAGAGGAAGTCATCACTGCAGCAGCCACTCTCAAAAGATGGCACCGCCTCAGTGAGCAAAGACCTCGAACTTCCGATTATACCTCCTACTCACCTTGACCTAAGTGCTCTTCACAATGTCTTGAGCAAGCCCTTCGCTCACAGGCACCAGCTGCACACCTTTAGCCACAGCAAGCAGAGCGCAGTCGGGGACGCCCTGCAGCCCGGCCCTCCCTCTGCCCTTGCCATCACACCCTCCGTTCTCAAGTCTGTCCACCTCCGGGCAGTCAACAAGCCTGAGGGAGTGAAACATAAAGGCAGTACCCCAGACCTGCTCTGCATACAGGAGACCACCTTGATGGCAACTGAGGTCTCTCCAGGCAAAATGAGGCCACTCTTAGCTAAGAAACCAGTATCACGCCAATACTCTACAGATGAGGCCATAATGCTGTACATTGACACTTCCCCAGCAGAAGCAGGCCCTGGAAAACCACCTTTAGAGAAAAGCTCCTCTTTTGGTGGGCAGAATAGCTGTGAGAGAGAAGCTGTAACTTCAGCAAGCATGGGTCTGGTTGAAATCAAACCTGGGAATGACCAAACACACCTGGCCGCTGAATACTTACCAGAAAGCTCTCCGAATCAGACATGTGCCATCCCCACGGATGGTTTTCAGAAGGGCTCAGCTGTCCCCACAAGTGATGATGAAACAAAGAAATCTGTCCAGGGAGCAGAAACAGTGCACGATCTTCAGCAAGTGCAGGCTCAGCAAGAGCTCTCCACAGGCAGCGAGGGGAAGGTGGAAGTTAGGCCTGTGGATGAAagcccagctcaggctgagGGACCAGCCATCACCTATCAGTTTAAACACGAACCCGACGTAAGCCACCATGTGCCTGGGAATATCAACTATGAAGCAGAGATGGCAGCAGTAGATTCACTCAATGAAGAGGGTTGCAAGCAGGAAAACGATATCACATCAGGTATCCCAACCAAAAGTGCCTCTGATGACAGCAGGGCAGACGAGACGGTGGGCGGCACAGACGAGCCTTCGCTGAAAGGTCAGTTGGGAATTCTTTCTGTGTCATACCCAATCAGGTGGTTTTGGATGGGATGGTAGTGGAATCAAAGCAGAGTGGCACATCAGCTTCCCTCTGTAGGTTTAAGCATAGATACACCCCTTGCTTTGTCTGTTAGTTGGCCAGATAGCCAGCTCACAGCTATTTAAACTTTTCCAAAGTATTCAGACTGCATTTGTGGTTATTTATTTCCTCCCTTGTGCTACATTTCAGCTGAAGAGATAAAAGTGAGGAGCATTGGCCCTGGGTACAAGAGAGTTTGATTATCACAGCTATTATGTAAATGGGAGATCTTGTTTCAGTGCTCCTTTTATGGGAATATCCAATATGGAACAGACATGACTTTTAGATTAGAGGGAAAAGGCTGTATAGTGGTATCACAGTGAGCGGAGCTGGTGCCTCCAACTGGCAGTGCTCTTGCAAAGTGCAGTGGAGTCTGACTCATAACGTGGCTTCTCTCCTTTTTAAGAGTCTTCTCCAAGCGACGAGTCCATCATGTCTCCACTGAGCGAGGAGTCACAGGCTGACACTGAGGATGCCTTCGTGTCTCCAAACAAACCCCGCACCACTGAGGATCTGTTCGCAGTCATTCACAGGTGACCGAACCTTGTGGCAATGGGAAATGGTAACAtgcatccctgcacagctgtcCACTAACAATAGCTGCAGGATGGTTATTCTATGTATAAGTCTTGTCCTCAAACTACGTTCTTCAGTTAACTCAGTTTCATTTTctaaaaagcagctttaaaacaTGTTTTGTTATGGCCTGGAGTGCAGTCTGAGTACCTTCATGGCATGTGTGGGATGCTTTACAGATAAAAACATCAAGCTGTTCTCTCTAACCAACATACACATCTTCAAAGCAAACTACCTGCAGTGGTTCCTGTCTTCTGCCTACCAGTCCACCAGCTCTAGTCTGGTGAAAGAATTGTTGCAGGGAGAAGGGTATGAAAAGGTATCTCTTCAATTTTAGAGTATTTTGTAGTCAGCTGAAATTTGGGATCACAACTGAAACTGAAGTTTTCTGATACTGAATAGATTATGCTGCATATTATTACTGCCTAAATTTCTGTATGTATTGTTGTCTTTACAAAGACTTGGTTGTGTATACACTGTCTTGGAAGAGGCTGGGTGGTGTTGAGAGGAACTCTGCAGCTCAGTGCCATGAGACACTGATAGCCTCCAATATTTTACAGAGGATTTGAGAGAACTCTGGCTAAATATAAAAGCATCTGTGAAACTCCAGGAGAGCGCTAAGCATTATAGTACAAAAATAATATATGAAAGAGTTCTCCTTTGTGTTTTTACAGATCAAAAAGGAAAGTTCTTGGGAGAAAGGATTCTGGAGACCTTTCCGTAAGAAACAGATTGAGAGCTTCATCTGGGACCAGCAGCCAGcctcccaccagcagcacacTGCCTACCAGCAACATGCCACCAGCCAGCAATGTGGGCACTCCCATCAGCAGTCAGAGGTCCCCCGGGCTCATATACAGGAATGCTAAAAAGTCCAACACATCCAATGAGGAGTTTAAGCTACTGCTCCTTAAAAAGGGCAGCCGATCTGATTCCAGCTACAGGATGTCTGCCACAGAGATTCTGAAAAGTCCTATTTTGCCGAAGTCTCCCGGAGAGCTGACAGCAGACGCCCTTCAAAGCACGGAAGAGTCTCCTCCCACAACGAGCCCTGACGCATTATCGCCgctctccccctgctcccccagggTCAACACGGAAGGGTTCTCCTCCAAGAACTTCCCCATGTCGGCGTCGTCGCGCGTGGGGCGGTCGCGGGCCCCGCCGGCGGCCAGCAGCAGCCGGTACAGCGTGCGCTGCCGGCTCTACAACACCCCCATGCAGGCCATCTCCGAGGGGGACACCGAGAACTCGGACGGCAGCCCCCACGACGATCGCTCTTCTCAAAGCTCTACATAGGCTGTGCGGGTGCCAGGACCGGGCTGCCAACACCACTCAAGCTCTTAAGGATGTCAACGTAAGAGGCCAATGCTGTAGGAATCACaacaaaaaaggaacaaaaaggagaaaaagagaacaatCACAGGGCAA from Melospiza georgiana isolate bMelGeo1 chromosome 2, bMelGeo1.pri, whole genome shotgun sequence includes:
- the NHS gene encoding actin remodeling regulator NHS, which gives rise to MPFAKRTVEPQRLCRRQPAASVLEESWGAEPPPPPRDPPPEEPGTAGEGAEAAGGGEREAAAVLMVLDLCSVSNVALSRILRQLSDVARHACTLFQEVEADIQGTHRRVRALHGRIAGLQGAVRGLDPKQEAVPVSNLDAESKLSVYYRAPWHQQRNIFLPSSRPPCVEELHRHAKQHLRALRREHRSRGDNREQKVQGPIAVVAPPFPPFPAICSQKKQAIKDRHFLPSHPPEDEDTDVMLGQRPKNPIHNIPSTLDKQTNWSKALPLPTPEEKMKQDAQVISSCIIPINVTGVGFDREASIRCSLVHSQSVLQRRRKLRRRKTISGIPRRVQQEIDSDESPVARERNVIVHTNPEFPGSSNRRLGTRDSECQTEEILIAAPSRRRIRAQRGQSVVASLSHSTGNILVLADNGDAVFAAAVSNRIRSRSLPREGARASEGHQDATTKSAGYEAEHFLAGQERIPKKGKEILSKQGSQECQPIGLTCPQHLHSPEHSISERGRSRLSRMVDSGSCEISSNSDTFGSPIHSISTAGVLLSSHMDQKDDHQSSSGNWSGSSSTCPSQTSETIPPAASPPLTGSSHCDSELSLNTAPNANEDSNVFITEQFGDHADKVRGHRASSFTSTVADLLDDPNNSNTSDSEWNYLHHHHDASCRQDFSPERPKADSLGCPSFTSMATYDSFLEKTPSDKADTSSHFSVDTEGYYTSMHFDCGLKGNKNYICNYAAPGSESGQTGSVTSSLADYAWQECVSHRRQAPQCISLKKPKAKPAPPKRSSSLRKSEGSTDLPDKIEPKIGGGQHVSHTAREMKLPLEFSNTPSRVEGPNLPAKQELPWPNQDDGGLKDTPFDTASIPSFKDEGAEQPHYADLWLLNDLKSSDPYRSLSNSSTATGTTVIECIKSPESSESQTSQSGSRATTPSLPSVDNEFKLASPEKLAGLASPSSGYSSQSETPTSSFPTAFFSGPLSPGGSKRKPKVPERKSSLQQPLSKDGTASVSKDLELPIIPPTHLDLSALHNVLSKPFAHRHQLHTFSHSKQSAVGDALQPGPPSALAITPSVLKSVHLRAVNKPEGVKHKGSTPDLLCIQETTLMATEVSPGKMRPLLAKKPVSRQYSTDEAIMLYIDTSPAEAGPGKPPLEKSSSFGGQNSCEREAVTSASMGLVEIKPGNDQTHLAAEYLPESSPNQTCAIPTDGFQKGSAVPTSDDETKKSVQGAETVHDLQQVQAQQELSTGSEGKVEVRPVDESPAQAEGPAITYQFKHEPDVSHHVPGNINYEAEMAAVDSLNEEGCKQENDITSGIPTKSASDDSRADETVGGTDEPSLKESSPSDESIMSPLSEESQADTEDAFVSPNKPRTTEDLFAVIHRSKRKVLGRKDSGDLSVRNRLRASSGTSSQPPTSSTLPTSNMPPASNVGTPISSQRSPGLIYRNAKKSNTSNEEFKLLLLKKGSRSDSSYRMSATEILKSPILPKSPGELTADALQSTEESPPTTSPDALSPLSPCSPRVNTEGFSSKNFPMSASSRVGRSRAPPAASSSRYSVRCRLYNTPMQAISEGDTENSDGSPHDDRSSQSST